Within Eggerthella timonensis, the genomic segment GCAGCCTTCCGCGATCGCGCCCGCGCGCAACTCGATGCCGCGGGATTGGTCGAGGCGCAGGGGTCGCTGCGGCGCTCGCGCACCCTGCTCGACGAGGCCAAGGACGTCCGCGCCGAGAACAACCTGTTCCAGCAGCGATTGCAGGCGCTCGTGTCGCGCCGCAGCGCGCTCGAGGAGAGGCTCGCGTCCGCGAAGCGCCAGCGCCGCCGCCTGTACGAGCGCATCGACCTGCGCGCCGAGCGCACGATCGACGCCATCGACGACGCCATCGCGCAAAAGTCCCAGCAGCGCATGGGCCTGCTCGAGACGAGCGAGGGCCTCAACCGCCGCTACGGCGAGCTCAAGCAGGAGCTTTCCCATGCCGAGCACCTGCGCGATTTCGACGAGTACAAGCTGCTCTACCAGCAGATTCGCACGCGCCAAGACGAGAGCGCGCAGGATTACGCGCGGCTGCTGCTGGCGCGGCGCATGCTCGAGTCGGCCATCGCCACCTGGGAAAGCAAAAGCCAGCCGGAAGTGTATCGCCAGGCTAGCCGCCTGCTTTCGCTCATGACCGACGGCCGCTGGACCAAGGTGAGCCTCACTGCCGAAGGCCGCTTGCAGGTGACGGACGCGGTGAAGACGACACGCGATCCCAGCCACCTGTCGCTCGGCACGTGCCAGCAGCTGTACCTCGCGCTGCGCATCGCGCTGCTCATGACCGCCGACAACGTGGGCCGCGCCGTTCCCATCCTGGCCGACGACATACTCGTGAACTTCGACTCCGCCCGTCGTGCCGGCGCTGCCCGCGCGCTGGCCGAGCTTGCCCGGATGCGCCAGGTGATCCTCTTCACCTGCCATGAAGAAATCGTCGAGACGATGAGGGAAGCCGATTCGACGCTGAATGAAGTCGAACTGTAATATACTGTGATTCTGCGATACAAACACCGAAAGGACGAAGAGACATGCCGAGCACGGTTCTGATTGGCGCCCAGTGGGGCGACGAAGGCAAGGGCAAAGTCACCGACCTGATCGCGCGCGAGTACGATTACGTGGTTCGCTACCAGGGCGGCAACAACGCGGGTCACACGGTCATCCACGGCGACAAGAAGCTCGCGCTGCATCTCATGCCCTCCGGCGTCATGTACGAGCACGCGGTTCCGGTCATCGGCAACGGCGTGGTGGTGGATCCGGGCGTGCTCATCAAGGAGATGGCCATGCTGGAAGCCGAGGGCATCTCCTGCAAGAACCTCAAGATCTCGTGCGACGCGCATGTGATCATGCCCTACCACAAGGATTTCGACGGCGCCGACGAGAAGCGCCTCGGCGACAACAAGATCGGCACCACGAAGCGCGGCATCGGGCCCTGCTACCAGGACAAGGTGGCGCGCAAGGGCATCCGCATCCAGGATCTGCTCGACGAGAAGATCTTCCGTCTCAAGCTGGAGGCGGTGCTGTCCCAGAAGAATCCCATCCTCGAGAAGATCTACGGTCTGCACACCTACACGGTGGAGGAGATCTGCGAGGAGTACCTCCCCTACGCGCGCATCCTCAAGCCGTACATGGCCGAAACGGCCCAGCTGCTGAACGAGGCCGTGCGTGCCGGCAAGTCCATCCTGTTCGAGGGCGCGCAGGGCACGCTGCTCGACATCGACCACGGCACGTATCCCTACGTCACGTCCTCGTCGTGCTGCGCCGGCGGCGCCGCCACCGGCACGGGTGTGGGCCCCACGGTCATCGATCGCGTGCTCGGCATCCAGAAAGCCTACGTCACGCGCGTGGGCGAGGGCCCCTTCCCCACGGAGCAGCGTTTCCCCGAGGACGGCGGCGAAGGCGAGGAAGCCGAAGTGGGCGAGCTCCTGTGCAAGGTGGGCCACGAGTTCGGCGTGACCACGGGGCGCAAGCGCCGCTGCGGGTGGTTCGACGCGGTCATCGCGCGCTATGCGGCCGAGGTCAACGGCCTCACCGACGTGGCGCTGACGAAGCTCGACGTGCTGAGCGCGTTCGACACCATCAAGGTGTGCACGGCCTACGAGTGCGAAGGCAAGCTGTACGATTACTTCCCGATGCAGCAGAGCGTGCTGTTCCATGCGAAGTCCGTGTACGAGGAGCTTCCGGGTTGGAAGGACGTCGACATCACCGGATGCCGCACGTTCGAGGAACTTCCCGAGAACGCGCAGCGCTACGTCGAGTACCTGGAGAAGATCACCGGCGTGCCGGTCAGCATCATCGCCGTCGGCCCCGATCGCGACCAGACCATCATGCGCGGCTGGGATCGGTGATGTTCCGCCGTTCTGCCGAACGGCGGAACGGCTCGACGCGGTAAAGCGTCGATGCGTCCGACCTCGCGGCGATGCCGACGGCTCGCGTACCGAAGTACGCTTCGCCACCGCCATCCTCACGATCTCGGTTACCTCGACGCTTCTCGCTGACTGTACGAACGACCTGTGCGGCACCGTTTGTTTCACGTGAAACAAATCGTCGCAAAAGCGTGCGATAAGGGAACAAATGTTTCACGTGAAACATGGCATTGAACCATTGAGAGGGCTTTGGGTTTGAAAGGACCTGACATGAACATCTTGGTATTGGGTGGCGGCGGCCGCGAGCATGCTATCGCGTGGGCGCTGGCGAAGTCCCCGCGTACCGACAACCTGTACGTGGCGCCGGGCAACGGCGGCACGGACGGCATCGCCCAGAACGTCGCGGGCCTGAACGCCGAAAACGGCCAGGACGTGCTTGCGTTCGTGCGCGAGCACGGCATCGACCTCGTGGTCATCGGCCCGGAGGCTCCGCTCGTGGCCGGGGTGGCCGACGTGCTGCGCGCCGAAGGCGTGGCCGTGTTCGGCCCTGATGCGCAAGGCGCGCAGCTCGAGGGCAGCAAGACGTACAGCAAGGAATTCATGGACGCCAACGGCATCCCCACGGCGCGCTACGCGAGCTTCACCGAACTCGAGCCGGCGCTGGCCTACGTGCGCGAGCTGGGCGCGCCCATCGTGGTGAAGGCCGACGGCCTCGCGGCGGGCAAGGGCGTCATCGTGGCCGAGGAGCTGGAGGACGCGGAAGACGCCGTGCGCTCCTGCTTCGACGGCGCGTTCGGCGACGCCGGCAACGTGGTGCTGGTCGAAGAGTTCCTCACCGGCCCCGAGTGCTCGCTGCTCGCGTTCGTCACGGGCGGCAAGGCTCATTGCATGGTGACGGCGCAGGACCACAAGCGCGCGTTCGACGGCGACCGCGGGCCCAACACCGGCGGCATGGGCGTGTACTCGCCGGTGCCCATCGTGGAAGCAGACGAGCTCACCGCCATGCGCGAGATCATGGAGCGCTCGGCGGCCGCTACGGCGCGCGACCCGTTCGTGAACGACTACCGCGGCGTGCTGTACGGCGGCTTCATGCTGACCCCCCAGGGCCCGAAGGTGCTCGAGTTCAACGCGCGCTTCGGCGACCCCGAGACGCAGGTGGTGCTGCCCCGCCTCGAGTCCGACCTCGTGGATATCATGCTGGCCGTTGCCGAGGGCCGTCCCGACGACATCGACCTGCGCTGGTCCGAGCAGTGGGCCGTATGCGTGGTGCTGGCCAGCGAAGGCTACCCGGGCGCGTACGAGAAGGGCAAGGTCATCCTCGGCATCGACGAGGCCGAGGAGATCGAGGGCGTGACGGTGTTCCATGCCGGAACCGCCAAGAACTTCGACGACGAGCTGGTCACCGCCGGCGGCCGCGTGCTGAACGTGGTGGCCTTGGGCGATTCGTTCGACGACGCCCGCGAGAAGGCGTACGAGGCGTGCGACCTCATCAACTTCGAGGGTAAACAATACCGCAGCGATATCGGAAAACGCGCCGCCGCCGGGCGTGCCGCGTGGGAGAACTGACGGTGCGCCGTTCTGCCGAACGGCGCACCTAGTCGACGCTGCGAAGCGCCGAGGCACCCCGCCTTGCGGCTTTTGCGCTTTCCCTCACGTGCGAACGCACGCTCGGCCGCGCAACACCGCAATGCGAGGCACCTCGGCGCTTCTCGCTGACTTTTTTGGACTGGAGAGTTTTAGATGCTTTCAGAACGTTTGCTTACCACGGTCGTGCGTCAATGCACGAAGAACTACCTGCGTCTGGAACCGACGCAGGAACGACGCGTGCCCGGCCCGGTTCCCGGCCAGAAGTACATGCTGTACATGCACGTGCCGTTCTGCGAGCGGCTGTGCCCGTACTGCTCGTTCAACCGCTTCCCGTTCGCGGAGGATCGTGCAACGCCCTACTTCGCCAACATGCGCAAGGAAATGCTCATGTTGAAGGACCTGGGCTACGATTTCGAAAGCCTGTACGTGGGCGGCGGCACGCCGACGATCATGATCGATGAGCTGTGCGACACCATCGACATGGCGCGCGAGACGTTCTCCATCGGCGAGGTGTCGAGCGAGACGAACCCGAACCACCTGATCCCGGCCTACTTGGACAAGCTGCAAGGCCGCGTCCAGCGTCTGTCGGTGGGCGTGCAGAGCTTCGATAACGACCTGCTCAAGCAGATGGACCGCTACGACAAGTACGGCAGCGGCGAGGAAATCCTCGAGCGCATCGGCGAGGCGAGCCCCTACTTCACGTCGCTCAACGTGGACATGATCTTCAACTTCCCGGCGCAGACCGAAGACGTGCTGTTCTCCGATATCGAGCGCGTGGTTGAAAGCGGCACGAGCCAAACCACGTTCTACCCGCTTATGGCAAGCCCCAGCGTCGCCCGCTCACTCGCTCGTACCGTGGGCAAGGTCGATTACGCCCGCGAGCAGCGCTTCTACGAGATCATCTCCGAAGTGCTGGCCGGTGGCGAGAACCCGTTGTTCGAGCACGGCAGCGCCTGGACGTTCAACAAGCGCGGCACGGGCGCGGCAGGCGAGGACGCGATGATCGACGAGTACGTGGTCGATTACGAGGAGTATCCGGCCATCGGCAGCGGCGGCATCACGTACCTGGGCAACAACCTGTACGTGAACACGTTCTCGGTGAACGACTACAACGACGCTATCGAGCACGACCGCATGTCGCTCATGGGCAAGGCCACGTTCTCGAAGCACGATCAGATGCGGTATCGTTTCATGATGCAGCTGTTCGGCCTGCGCCTCGACAAACGCCAGTTCGAGAAGGATTTCGGCGTGACCGTGGAGCGCGGTTTGCCCGTGGAGATGGCGTTCATGAAGGCGTCGGGCGCGTTCGATCGCGACAATGCGGACGAGCTGACGCTCACGCCGAAGGGGCGCTACCTCATGGTGGTGATGATGCGCCAGTTCTTCATCGGCGTGAACAACCTACGCGACCAGGCCCGCGCCGCCCTCGTCGGCGAAGAGCGAGAGCTGATCTTCGGCGACGGAAAATAACCCGCCGCACCCGTCAATCAAAAGTTGAAACGCCCGCGCATTGCCGCGGGCGTTTCTGTTGTATACGTTCCAGTTTCGATATCCCCCCGTGTCGTAAGTGTTATGATGCATAGCTAAAGCTTTTTGCGCTCAATCGCCTGGTAGGAGAAGGAAAAAGCATAGCAATGACCGATCGGGTTAAGCATACGGCGGGTTTCACGCTCGCTGAGCTGATGATGAGCATCGCCATCATTCTCGTCCTTGCGGCCATCGCTATTCCTTCTTTCATGACCGCTCAGAACAACATGCGCATGGTCGAGCTCAACAGCGCAGCCCAATCCATCGCCAACGCTGCCCAAACCCAGATGACCGCGAAGAAGGTGTCGGGCACGTGGATGGACTTGGTGAGAGACGGCGACAACTACAAGAGCGATTTCCCGGTAGCCCGGCTGGCGCAGACTGATACGAACGTGCGCCTCATGACCGCGGCCACCGCGCGCTCGCAAGGCATCGCTCCGTCTCTCTCCATTGACGACACGGTTCGCAATGCTGATTACATCATCGAATTCGACGCTTCCACCGCGTCGGTGACCAGGGTGTTCTATTCCGATGGCAAGTCGGGGTTCTTCGGAACCTCAACTCCTGCCGACGGCGCTGTTCTGACCTACTACACCGCGAACGGCGCTGCTCCCGACGATCAGGACCGTCGCTTGCGAAACAACCCTATGGTCGGCTACTACGAAGGCACCCCTGCGGGTGCGACCTCCGAGGTTGCTCTCAGGAATCCGGTGATTTGGGTGGATGAAAAGACCGGCTGCCTGATGATCCAGGACCCGAACATCTCCGAAGACGGAAGCGCAGGCTCGACGAACGCGACGGTGCGCATCGAGAACACGACTCAGGGAGTATCGTTCGTGTTGTCGGGCTTGAGCAAAGAGGCGTCGACCCTCTCTGTGAGCGACGACGAGGGGACGGACGCGTTCGGGCTTTCAGGTTCCGAGGCGAGCGATGTGGTTGTCCTGGTCGGTCGTGATGGCGTTGCGCCCGGAAACGTGTACTCCATCGATCTCAACAAACTGTCGGACAAAGCGACCGCCAAAGGTTCAGATACGCTGAAGGGCATTTTCGCGAAATGCCAGAGGAACGACGATCTGAAGGTGCAGGTCGAGCTTCAAGACTCGCAGAGACCGTGCGTTCCTGCGAAGGCCGCTGCCAACATCAAGTGGCCCGAATCGGTCGGCAAGCTCACCTTCATGGTGACGAACCCGTATTCGGAAGCGGTGAAAGCCGACGAGGCGGCTGACGACAATGCTTCTGACGGGGATGGAGAATCCCAGGCATCGCCGTATAAAGAGCCTGTCGTGCTTGTGACCGACGATACAGGCGATCCGGCCGTTGGCAAGGATGTCATGCAACTCTCGGAAGACATGGACCATTACCTGCGCCGCACCGATGCGAACGCGAAGCTCAAATCGGAGAACGCGCAAGCCGCATACCAGTCGTACAAAGGCGCCAGCGTGCCTTCCTCTTCGGTTCGCAACGACAGCACGTTCCGCTTTCAGGCGACCGTGGGCTCGTACAACCAGCATGAGTATCAGATCTGGGAGCTTTGGCTGAAGCGCGCCGACAACGGCGAGATGATGCGCGTGGGCTACCTGAACGGCGACGCGTGGGAGTGGGCGAAGTTCACGCAGGCAGGGGTGCAGTACGATTATGCGCCTTTGAACGAGTGCTTCACGTGGTACGACAAAAACGGGACCTCGTACAACAGCATTGCGGGCATGGATACCGACGAGCTTGGAATAGTGACCGTAGCTTTCAATGCGAGCGCGTTTTACAATACCGCGTCCACGTATCCCGGTTTGCAGATCGCCGACGAAGACGATAATGCCATGTTGTACGTGCGTACGGCTCCGAGGTCGTCCGAAGTACAGGCCTATTTCACGAGCTTGAGCAAGAGCGATACTCAGGGTCAGGGAAGCGATCTCGTGGCTTCTTTCTTGAAATCGGGCACCGATCAGACCAGTTCGCGAGGAACGAATCCCTCATCCACCTCGGCGCGCGCCGCGTTCGAGGGTGAATTCGGAGCTTCGTCTTCCGACGTTTCATGGGTCGTGACCAGCCAGATTGAAGCTGGGTTCGAACAAGGGACGTCCTATCTCAATAAAGGCGCGAACGTTCGCGTGTATTATTCGATAGCTCCGGCGATCGGGTTCAAGAACATCAGGGAATACGGGGGCGGCCAGAACGATCAGTACCTTTCGGGCGTTCGCAGCACCAGGATGACCCAGGTGGCGCTCTGGCTTTTCCGGGGAGAATCGTTCGACGCCCTCGAGGCAATGCCGGAAGCGCTTCTGAAAAACGAGAACGACTTCGAATATACCTGTCGCTCGGGATCGAATTACGACTTCAAGCTGACCACGCTCGAAGACTTCCGGTTCTACCGAGTTCTGTCATACTACGACGATGATGCGAAGACCAAGCTCGACTATCCCGATCAGTACGTCCCTCACGTTTTGGTCGACGACGGGGATGTGGCGACCATCCAAAGCTTGCCCAATAAGGAAGACGAGGACTACATATACGAATTTTCGGGGTGGACGACGTCTGACACCAAAGACGGCGTAGGGTCTGTCGCGTGTGCGGCGGGCGATCTGGTGGGAGCTTACGTTGAGCAACTCAATCAAAAAGGAACCAAGCTCAGCGCGACGTATGCCAAGAAAGAAAAGCCCAAGACAACGCTCGGTCTGGTGTACTTGGAATTCGACCAGGATGGCAACGTGTCGGGATCGTACGGCTACACCGATTATCGTGACGGGTCGGAACCACTGCGCGGCCTCGGTTTTGATAATCAAATCGCCGACTGGGGATATTTCCTCCTCGTTCCGGCCGACACCCCTTTTGGCCAAATCGAGATCAAAGGCTCCATTGGTCCGAACAGCTTCGCGAAGGGTGAAGTGATCGCGATCGGCGATGCTCTCTATTACGCATATCGAATCAAAACCGAGAACGTGAGCGACTCCCTGCGCTCCCAGCGGTATTTATCACTAGGCGTTTCATTGAAGAAGACCGATCTCAGCGCGACGTTTTACTTGAACGTCAACTTCGCACACGCTGTAACCATGGATGATGAAGCGGCAAAGCAATGGGGCACGGCGGTCGACCCCTGGAGCGTCCGGCATGCAGCTCAGTTCCCGGGATCGCTCAAATGGAACAACGGGATCAATCTAGAAAACGGTGTCAACGTATCGCTACAATCTTTCTATATGTCTCACCATTTCGTCCAGGAACATGATTTGGACATGGCAGATGCCAACCGGTACTTGCCGTCCGCCGTTAAATTCAACGAGGTGTTCAGAGGCACGTATACGGGCAAGAGTGGAGAGGTTCAGTATGAAATAGACAATGCCTACGTGTATTGTATGACGAAAGACGGCAACGGATACTATTCGGGGAACAACCATGGACAAGGTCTCTTTGGAGAGATAGACGGTGCTACGCTCAACAACATCGTGCTGACGATCTCTGGAAGCCAGGTTGTACTCAGCGGAGCTGGCCAGCAGTCGTTCGGATTGTTGGTCGGTTATGCTCAATCGAGCTTCATCAACGATTGTGCTGTTGTGGGGCGACCTGATGCCGATGGCAACGAAGCAAGCCTGTTATTCAAATCTGCCAACCAGAGTCCCAATGGAATGGGCTGCCTCGTCGGGTATTTCAGCGGTTCTCAGATGTATCGCTCGCGCGTCGAACAGGTCGAGTGGGCGTATAGTCGAATGAAGGATGAAGACTGGGGAGACACCGTGAAGATCGGAGGACTCGTCGGTAGCTCCACGGGTTCGAGCCTTTACGCGTGCTCTATTGAAGATTCGGTTTTCAAAGTGGTTCGAAAGACGTCGTATTCTGCATCCAAAGACGGGCTTTTGTTTGGCGGCTTCATCGGGTACGCGGTTGGTTCGCAGGTATATAACGAGAACCTGAACCATCCGAAGCTGTCCGGCATCACCCTGAGACTGGCTGCGGATCTAAACGAGAAGGGCTTTTCGGCAGGAAGTCTGGCCGGTAAATCGGATGTGCCGTTCGCTCCCATCGACTGGAAACCGGAAAAAGCGTGGTACCAAATCGGCGAAGGCGAGCTTGTACCTTTCGATGCCACGTATGTGGGAAAGTCTTAGGGAACCATTGACCTGGAAAAAACGAACATACCGCTTGAAAGAAGACACCTCTGGCGCCTCCATCGTCATTGCACTGGTATTCTTCCTGATCTGCGGGATCGTCGGCTCCGTCGTAGTGACGGCCGCCTCGGTGCAGGCGAAATCGGTGCAGACGCATAAGGAGCTGCAGCAGGACGAATACGCCATGCAATCGGCTGCGGAGCTGGTGGCCGATCAGTTGGGCGGCTCGGAGGAGATCGAGGAAACCGTCAACGGCACCGTGAACACGGTCAGGAAGAACGCGGTGACGATCGGCGTCAGCTACAACGGCGAAGCGCCCGTTGCGGATGTGTCCCAGGTGCGCACGCAGTTGGGGAAGAGCTTCTGGAGCAAGGAGCGAACCGAGAGCATTCTGGTCCAGTCTGCCGATTACATCATCGGAAAACCTGGGGCGAGCAGCATAGAGATCAAACCGCCTCAAGGCACGAAGCCGGTGTATGCCACGCTCGTGGTGGACACCGATCTGAATATCACGGTGAACATGTCTCTTGATAAGAGTTTTTCTGCAGCTTCTCCTTACAACATGAGGGTGTTCATCCAGTGCACGCCGTCCTACGACATCGACGGAAAGCTGGTACGGTTCTCCTACGGCGACAACACGGTCATAGAGAAAGCGACGGGAGGGGGCTCATGATTCGTCGAGCGCGCGAGGTCGCGCACGCCAAGCTTTCCGACGAGCGTGGAGACTCCATGGTCGAGGCCCTCGTCGCCATCCTCATAGCCGTGCTCGGCGCCACGATGCTTGCGACGATGGTCATGGCGTCGGTGAGCGTAACTGCGAAGAGCGAGCAAGAGCTGAGCGGTGCGCTCACCGCCGAATCGAACTTGTACGATGGAGGAACGCCGGGCAAGGTCGCGGTGCTCGTTCCCGATACCTTCAACTTCGACTTGAGCGATTGCGAAGTCGACGTCCTCCTGTTCAGCTCGGGAGAGTATTCCGCGTATTCGACCGACGATCAGCCGGCCGTTTCCGGGGAGGCGGGTTCGTGAGGAGTTGCAACGCAAAAGGGATACGCCTTCTTCTTGCCTCCCGTCTGCGCGACACGCGGGGGTTCATGATCGCTGAGCAGCTGATCAGCATCATCTTCATCGGGCTGCTGTGCGTCGCGGTGACCGCGGGGCTCGGGGCCGCGATGAGCTCGTACAGCCGCATCACCTTGCAGACGCAGGCCGACGCGCTGCTGTCGCAGGCGGTGGAGCAGGTAAGCGACGAGCTGGTGTACGCGTTGGAGGTGGAGGGCGACGGGGTTCAGTCGGACGGCAATCCGCTGTACTTCACGAGTGCTACGCGACACGAGACGGCCGTGCTTCAAACGCGAGAAGATGGGATTTGGCTGAATTGCAGTGCAGCGGCTCGTCTTGCCTCGACCAAGGACGGTCTCACGCCTCAGCTTGCTAGCCTTTCGTACGACGCAGCTGCTGGCACCTGGTCGTTCCGCATAACCGTACAATCGGGCAGCTCCACGCTTGCCGACACCACCATGACCGTGAAGAGGATAGGATCGTAGATGGCCCATAAACGTTTGGGAGACGTGTTGATCGACGCGGGCCTCATCACCGAGGACCAGCTGGGTCACGCCCTGAAGCAGCAGAAGGAGACGAAGCGCCGCCTGGGCGACGAGCTTATCGCCGAAGGTGTCATCACGGAAGCGGGCCTCATCGAGGCGCTGCAGATGCAGCTGGGCGTGGAGTTCATCGATCTGTCGGCGATCGACCTCGACCCCGACATGAGCCGCGTGATCTCGAAGAACGTCGCGCGTCAGTACAACGTCGTTCCCGTGCGCACCACGCCGGACGAGGTGTGCCTCGCCATGAGCGACCCGCTGAACTTCATGGCCATCGAAGCGGTGAAGAACGCCACGCGCAAACGCGTCGTCCCCATGGTGGCCACGCAAGACTCGCTGATGCGCGCCATCATGACGCTGTACGGCAACGAGGGCGCCGCGCGCGCCATCGAGGAGATGAAGCGCGACGCGCGCGCTACGGGTTCCGACGACGCGGCGGCCGGCTCGTTCCAAACCTCCACGCTGGGAGACGACGCCGACGCGCAGTCCGCCCCTACGGTTCGCCTCGTGAACAGCATCATCGAACGCGCCGCCACCGAGCGCGCGAGCGATATCCACCTCGAGCCGCGCGAAGCAGACCTGCATGTGCGTATGCGCATCGACGGCGTGCTGCGCACGATCCTCACCGTGCCGAAGGAACTGCAAGCCTCGGTCATCTCGCGCCTCAAGATCATGGGCGGCATGAACACCTCGGAGCGTCGCGTGCCCCAGGACGGCCGCGCCAACATCCGCCTCAAGAAGCAGGACATCGACCTGCGTATCAACACGTTGCCCACCATCCATGGCGAGACGGTGGTCATTCGTCTGCTCGACAAGAGCGAAGCGTTGTTCGACCCCAAAGGCATCGGTCTGGAAGGCGACAACCTCGACAAGTACCAGCGCCTCATCGGCGCGAACAACGGCATGGTGCTGATCGTCGGCCCCACGGGCTCGGGCAAGAGCTCCACGATGTACACGATGATCCGCCAGCTGAACACCGACTCGGTGAACCTCGTCACGCTGGAAGACCCCGTCGAGTACAACATCGACGCGGTGAACCAGGTGCAGATCAACGAGAAGACGGGCATGACCTTCGCCAGCGGCCTGCGCGCGATTCTGCGCCAGGACCCCGATATCGTGGCGGTCGGCGAAATCCGCGACGGCGAGACGGCTGAGATCGCCATGCGCGCCGCCATCACCGGACACCTCGTGCTGTCGACCGTGCACACCTACGATGCTGCGTCCACCATCGACCGCCTCATCGACATCGGCGTCGAACCGTACCTCATCGCCAGCGGCGTGCGCGGCGTCATCTCCCAGCGTCTCGTTCGCAAGGTGTGCCCGCATTGTCGTGAGGAGTATCGTCCCGATGCTGAAGAGTTCGACGCGATCGGGCTGCCGTACGATCCTTCCGTCAAGTTCTTCCGCGGAGCCGGGTGCCCCATGTGCTTCGGCACGGGGTACCGCGGGCGCACGGGCGTGTTCGAGATACTCGTCATCGACCGTGCGCTGCGCGGCCACATCACGGGCGGCGCCACGCGCGAAGAGCTGAAGGACGCCATCGATCGCACGGGCTCGTTCAAGACGATGGAGGATAGCTGCCGCGAATTGGTGCTGTCCGGCGTCACCACCGTCGAAGAGGCCCGCAAGACCATCACGGCGCTGGAATAGCGATCACGACCACCTCCCTTTGAGTGAAGGATTTTTTCATGAACGTAGAACAGATCATCGACCTGGCGCATCAAGTGAACGCGTCCGACGTGCACCTCGTGTGCGGGCTGCCCGTGAAGTTCCGCGTGGGCGGTCGCCTCATGGATGCGGGCGTCGACGGGGACGTACCGCTTGCGCACGAGGACTGCGAGCAGCTGGCACGCGAGCTGGCCGGCGACGATTTCGATCGCATCAAACGCATCGGCGAGCTCGACCGCGCCGAGACGATCGCGGGCGTGCGCGTGCGCATCAACCTGTTCCGCCAGCAGGGGCACGTGAGCGCGGCCCTGCGCTTGCTGTCCGATCGCATTCCGGCGCTCGAAACGCTCGGATTGCCGCCGGCGGTCATGGAGTTCCCCAACATCCAACGCGGTATCGTGGTGGTGACGGGCGAAACCGGCAGCGGCAAATCGACGACGCTCGCGGCGCTCATCGACAGCATCAACCACACGCGCGCCGAGAACATCATCACGATGGAAGACCCTATCGAGTACATCTACACGCCTGATCGATCCATCATCTCGCAGCGCGAGGTGGGTCAGGACACGGAAAGCTACCACCATGCTCTGCGCGCGGTGCTGCGCGAGGATCCCGACATCATCCTCATCGGCGAGATGCGCGACCTCGACACCATCCAGACGGCGCTGACCGCGGCCGAGACGGGCCACTTCGTGCTGGCGACGCTGCACACGAAGTCGGCCGCCGACTCCATCGACCGCATGGTGGACGTGTTTCCCGAAGGCTTGCAGCGCCAGGTGCGCATGCAATTGTCCACGACGCTCGTGGCCGTGCTGTCGCAACAGCTGTTGCCGCGTCGCGACGGCATGGGACGCTCGCTGGCTTGCGAGCTCATGATGGTGACGCCCGCCATCCGCAACCTCATTCGCGAGGGCAAGACTCCGCAGATCGCCAGCGCTTTGGCAACGTCGGCCGCCGCTGGCAGCGTGACCATGGACAATGCGTTGATCGCGCTTGCGCGCAACCGCGAGATCGCGTCCGATACCGCCATCGCCGCCGCTCATGACGTCGACTACGTGAGAAAGAACCTCCGCTGATGCCCACCTTCACCTACAC encodes:
- a CDS encoding type II secretion system protein; translation: MTDRVKHTAGFTLAELMMSIAIILVLAAIAIPSFMTAQNNMRMVELNSAAQSIANAAQTQMTAKKVSGTWMDLVRDGDNYKSDFPVARLAQTDTNVRLMTAATARSQGIAPSLSIDDTVRNADYIIEFDASTASVTRVFYSDGKSGFFGTSTPADGAVLTYYTANGAAPDDQDRRLRNNPMVGYYEGTPAGATSEVALRNPVIWVDEKTGCLMIQDPNISEDGSAGSTNATVRIENTTQGVSFVLSGLSKEASTLSVSDDEGTDAFGLSGSEASDVVVLVGRDGVAPGNVYSIDLNKLSDKATAKGSDTLKGIFAKCQRNDDLKVQVELQDSQRPCVPAKAAANIKWPESVGKLTFMVTNPYSEAVKADEAADDNASDGDGESQASPYKEPVVLVTDDTGDPAVGKDVMQLSEDMDHYLRRTDANAKLKSENAQAAYQSYKGASVPSSSVRNDSTFRFQATVGSYNQHEYQIWELWLKRADNGEMMRVGYLNGDAWEWAKFTQAGVQYDYAPLNECFTWYDKNGTSYNSIAGMDTDELGIVTVAFNASAFYNTASTYPGLQIADEDDNAMLYVRTAPRSSEVQAYFTSLSKSDTQGQGSDLVASFLKSGTDQTSSRGTNPSSTSARAAFEGEFGASSSDVSWVVTSQIEAGFEQGTSYLNKGANVRVYYSIAPAIGFKNIREYGGGQNDQYLSGVRSTRMTQVALWLFRGESFDALEAMPEALLKNENDFEYTCRSGSNYDFKLTTLEDFRFYRVLSYYDDDAKTKLDYPDQYVPHVLVDDGDVATIQSLPNKEDEDYIYEFSGWTTSDTKDGVGSVACAAGDLVGAYVEQLNQKGTKLSATYAKKEKPKTTLGLVYLEFDQDGNVSGSYGYTDYRDGSEPLRGLGFDNQIADWGYFLLVPADTPFGQIEIKGSIGPNSFAKGEVIAIGDALYYAYRIKTENVSDSLRSQRYLSLGVSLKKTDLSATFYLNVNFAHAVTMDDEAAKQWGTAVDPWSVRHAAQFPGSLKWNNGINLENGVNVSLQSFYMSHHFVQEHDLDMADANRYLPSAVKFNEVFRGTYTGKSGEVQYEIDNAYVYCMTKDGNGYYSGNNHGQGLFGEIDGATLNNIVLTISGSQVVLSGAGQQSFGLLVGYAQSSFINDCAVVGRPDADGNEASLLFKSANQSPNGMGCLVGYFSGSQMYRSRVEQVEWAYSRMKDEDWGDTVKIGGLVGSSTGSSLYACSIEDSVFKVVRKTSYSASKDGLLFGGFIGYAVGSQVYNENLNHPKLSGITLRLAADLNEKGFSAGSLAGKSDVPFAPIDWKPEKAWYQIGEGELVPFDATYVGKS
- a CDS encoding type IV pilus modification PilV family protein, with protein sequence MIRRAREVAHAKLSDERGDSMVEALVAILIAVLGATMLATMVMASVSVTAKSEQELSGALTAESNLYDGGTPGKVAVLVPDTFNFDLSDCEVDVLLFSSGEYSAYSTDDQPAVSGEAGS
- a CDS encoding GspE/PulE family protein produces the protein MAHKRLGDVLIDAGLITEDQLGHALKQQKETKRRLGDELIAEGVITEAGLIEALQMQLGVEFIDLSAIDLDPDMSRVISKNVARQYNVVPVRTTPDEVCLAMSDPLNFMAIEAVKNATRKRVVPMVATQDSLMRAIMTLYGNEGAARAIEEMKRDARATGSDDAAAGSFQTSTLGDDADAQSAPTVRLVNSIIERAATERASDIHLEPREADLHVRMRIDGVLRTILTVPKELQASVISRLKIMGGMNTSERRVPQDGRANIRLKKQDIDLRINTLPTIHGETVVIRLLDKSEALFDPKGIGLEGDNLDKYQRLIGANNGMVLIVGPTGSGKSSTMYTMIRQLNTDSVNLVTLEDPVEYNIDAVNQVQINEKTGMTFASGLRAILRQDPDIVAVGEIRDGETAEIAMRAAITGHLVLSTVHTYDAASTIDRLIDIGVEPYLIASGVRGVISQRLVRKVCPHCREEYRPDAEEFDAIGLPYDPSVKFFRGAGCPMCFGTGYRGRTGVFEILVIDRALRGHITGGATREELKDAIDRTGSFKTMEDSCRELVLSGVTTVEEARKTITALE